The stretch of DNA GGCGATGGGCAACGCCGACCCCCCAGCACGTGAGGCCGCCCGCTACCACGTGGGGCACGTGGACGACGGCGGATTGGCAGAAGCCGTGCGGCTGGCTCTGACGTTGTAGAGCTTCAAAGGTCGCCTGATCACGCGCCCGCTTGGGCCGCTATAACAAACAGATGGAAGACATGGTGAAGGTCTGGACAGGATATGTGGCGACGGGTGTAGAAGCCGCCGCCGCCCTGATCATTACGATTGCGGCCCTGATCGCTACCTGGCGGGCTTTACAGGCTTTCCTCGCCCGCCCCGCCGCGCCTGACCTTGCCAAAGAAAAAATTCGCCTAGATTTGGCCCGCTGGCTCGCGGTAGCGCTGGAATTTACGTTGGCCGCCGACATTCTTAGGACGGCCATTGCGCCCACCTGGGACGAAATCGGCAAGCTGGCGGCGATTGCTATTCTCCGAACGCTGCTGAACTACTTTTTGCAGCGTGAGATAGACACCCATACGGCGCGGCAGCGAAAAACGCCGGGGGAAGGCATCTAATCTGAACCTTGATACTGGAACTACTAGTCTTCTAAGTTATTCCAATGTAAAGACTCCGATCCAGGCCTGCCTATGATGTTCAGTGCCAATCCCAAAGAATCAATCTGGCGTCATGCCACGAACCACTTCCACAATTCGTTCGCCGTAGGCCTGAATGCGCTTCTCCCCCAGGCCAGCGATGCCGTGCAGATCGGCCATACTGCGAGGTTGGCGCTGGGCCAGGGCTTCTAGCGTGGCATTCGGAAAAATCAGGAACGCGCTGTGCCCCGATTCGCGGCTGAGGCTGGTGCGGAGTTCGCGCAGGGCATTGGTGATGGTGGTGGGCGTGACAGCGGAAGCAGCAGGGGTCTCTGGTGCAGCCTTCAGAACACTCAAGACGGCCAAGTTCGAGGACATGCCGCGCACCGCCTCGGCCTGCTGGCGGGTGAGAGCTGGTGCCGGGCCACCAGTTGGAGAACCGCTTCCAAGGTCACGAATGACGGCCAGCACGTCGTCTCCGTAAGCGTCCAGCTTGCGGCCACCCACACCGGTCACGCTGCCCAGGGCCGCCAGACTGCTAGGGCGCATCTGCGCGATGGCGGTCAGGGTAGCATCATGGAAGATGACGTATGGCGGCACGCTCTGTTCCCGGGCTTTGTCGAGTCGCCAGGCCCGCAGCGCATCGAACACAGGTTGATCGGCAGGACTGAGGCTGGCCGATCGGTTGGGGCGGCGTTCGGCACGGCTGACGGTGCGCGGCCGCAACACGTCTTCGCGGAGGCTGAGGGTGGTTTCACCTTTGAGAAGTGGGCGAGCTTTGGCCGTGGCGATCAGGCTGCCGTGCCCATTGGCATCAGTATTCAGGTAGCCCAGGCTGACCAACTGCCGCAGCACATTGCGCCAGGTTTTTTCGCTGTGATCCGTGCCCACGCCGTAGGTTGGCAGGAGGTGGTGGCCCATGCCGCGTACTTTTTCGGTGTCGCGGCCCAGGAGCACATCGGTCAGGTGCGCCGCACCGAAGCGGTTTCCGGTCCGAATGGCGGCAGACAGAGCCATCTGCGCCTCACGGGTAGCGTCACGGGTGCGCGGCGGCGTCAGGCAGATGTCGCAGTTGCCGCAGGGTTCGGCCATGCTTTCACCAAAGTATTCCAGCAACATCTGGCGGCGGCAGGTGGCCGTTTCGCAGTAAGTCAGCAGGGCGTCCAACTTGGCGGCTTCCACACGGCGCACCTCGTCGGGCGCGGCACTTTGGGCCAGCATCCGGCGCACGTTGACCACATCGGCCAGGCCGTACACCATCCACGCCGTGCTGGGCAGGCTGTCGCGGCCCGCACGCCCGGTTTCCTGGTAGTAGCCCTCCATGCTTTTGGGAAGGTCTAAATGGGCGACGAAGCGCACGTTGGGCTTATCTATCCCCATGCCGAAAGCCACCGTTGCCACCACAATCAGGCCTTCTTCGTTCAGAAAGCGGTTCTGGGCGTACTCACGCTCACGGGGAGCGAGGCCCGCGTGGTAGGGCACGGCGTCTATGCCCTGCGCCACCAGCCATTTGGCGGTTTCTTCTACCGATTTGCGGCTCATGCAGTACACGATGCCCGCGTCTCCGGCGTGTTCGGCACGAATAAAATCCAGCAGTTGCGACTTCGGACTTTCTTTACCCGCCACCCGGTACTGAATGTTGGGCCGGTCGAAGGAACTGACAAACGCAGGCGCGCCGGTCAGGCCCAACACCTGCACGATGTCGGCGCGGGTGCGGTCATCGGCAGTAGCGGTCAGGGCGAGGCGCGGAATGGTGGGGAAGCGGCCCGGCAATACCGACAACTGCTGGTATTCGGGCCGGAAATCGTGCCCCCACTGAGACACGCAGTGTGCTTCGTCTACTGCAAACAGGGCGATCTGCACACGCTCCAGCAGTTCGAGGGTGTGCGGCAACAGCAGGCGCTCCGGCGCGGCATACAGCAGATCGAGTTCCCCCGCCATCAGCGCCGATTCCACATCACGGACTTCGCTGAGGCTGAGGCTGGAGTTCAGGAACGCGGCCCGCACGCCAAGTTGCCGCAGCGTATCCACTTGGTCTTTCATCAGCGCGATCAGGGGCGACACGATAATGCCCAC from Deinococcus sp. QL22 encodes:
- a CDS encoding DUF1622 domain-containing protein gives rise to the protein MEDMVKVWTGYVATGVEAAAALIITIAALIATWRALQAFLARPAAPDLAKEKIRLDLARWLAVALEFTLAADILRTAIAPTWDEIGKLAAIAILRTLLNYFLQREIDTHTARQRKTPGEGI
- the recQ gene encoding DNA helicase RecQ: MTTALEVLKSVWGYDAFRGVQEGIVQTVLDGGNALVLMPTGGGKSLCYQLPALLRPGVGIIVSPLIALMKDQVDTLRQLGVRAAFLNSSLSLSEVRDVESALMAGELDLLYAAPERLLLPHTLELLERVQIALFAVDEAHCVSQWGHDFRPEYQQLSVLPGRFPTIPRLALTATADDRTRADIVQVLGLTGAPAFVSSFDRPNIQYRVAGKESPKSQLLDFIRAEHAGDAGIVYCMSRKSVEETAKWLVAQGIDAVPYHAGLAPREREYAQNRFLNEEGLIVVATVAFGMGIDKPNVRFVAHLDLPKSMEGYYQETGRAGRDSLPSTAWMVYGLADVVNVRRMLAQSAAPDEVRRVEAAKLDALLTYCETATCRRQMLLEYFGESMAEPCGNCDICLTPPRTRDATREAQMALSAAIRTGNRFGAAHLTDVLLGRDTEKVRGMGHHLLPTYGVGTDHSEKTWRNVLRQLVSLGYLNTDANGHGSLIATAKARPLLKGETTLSLREDVLRPRTVSRAERRPNRSASLSPADQPVFDALRAWRLDKAREQSVPPYVIFHDATLTAIAQMRPSSLAALGSVTGVGGRKLDAYGDDVLAVIRDLGSGSPTGGPAPALTRQQAEAVRGMSSNLAVLSVLKAAPETPAASAVTPTTITNALRELRTSLSRESGHSAFLIFPNATLEALAQRQPRSMADLHGIAGLGEKRIQAYGERIVEVVRGMTPD